The following nucleotide sequence is from Ferruginibacter lapsinanis.
TAAATTATTGAAGAAGGCACTACACCTATTTTTATTTTCTTATACAACGTCCTGCTACAATAATCCTCATCTTCGCCATAATGCGGATACAGCGGATCAAAGCCTCCTATTATTTTCAAATAATGAACAGGTATAAGCCAAGCTGCCGCATTTACAAAAGGTAATTCATATATCTCTTTGGGCTTTCGCATATAGATATCACTATAAAATTCCTTACATTTTTCCGGCACTACATACGTTGAAAAATACCATTCTAGTCCGCCATGTTTCGGATGCAGATGAATTGGACTAAGTATACCGTATTCTGGATTATTTTGATATGCAATTAATAAAGCCTGCATCGTATCGGGTAAAAAATAGGCATCCTGATTTAACAAAAAAACAAAATCAGCATTTTTCTCAATTGCTATTTTCAATCCGATATTATTTGCTTTACCAAAACCTAAATTAGAACCAGTTTCAATCAGATTTACTTCAGGGTATCTAGTACGTATAGCCGATACCGTATTGTCAGTAGAACAATTATCAAGTGCATAAACTTCAAGAGGCACAGAGCTCTCTCTCAATGAACTTAAACATTTGTCAATCCATTGTTCTCCATTATAAGTAACAATTATTACAAATACTTTCTTATTTAAAATACTGTTCATTTTCTCCTTTTACAGCACTGTACCATGAACTGGCAGCAGTTGCAGATTGCAAATAAAATTTAGTCTCTTCAGACAGATCATTTGAATTTTCATACCATGGTAAATGTCTTGCTACATACCTACCTGCAGTTCTGATAGCTGGTCCATCAGCTCCACCCTTAGCTCCAGGACGATACAAAGCAAATGTTGTATCGATCAATGCATCATACACATCCTTTTCTAATTCATTTTTCCAAAACTCCGATTCCCATTTTACAACCTGCTCTTTCAAATTATACTGATCAGGCAGGTCATCGATCTTCAATCCAAAACCTGTTTTCTTAAACCTGGGATATTTTTCCAATAATGATTTGAAATAAGATAATGCATCAGCAGGGCATTCATCAACAGGTAGTATATCCGGATCGGTATACACATAATAATCATCAGAAAACCTACTGAAGATGATCGTTTCCCATAAAGAGAAATGACCTTTATTTCTATCTAAATCAAAAATTGTATACGGCAATGTTTTGTAATATGCTAATAATGGTGGGTAGGTTGAATGATTATCTATGATATAGATATTTGTATACCCCGCCTTTTCCAGCCATTCTATCAATTGTTTAAAATATTCTAACCGGTTAAAATTATTGATGATAACAGGAATTTGTTTATCATTTTTCAGATGGCGTTTCCATATTTTTTTCCATTTAGTGGCTAAACGAAATAAAACATTGGCCCCCTTCCTCATTGAGCATTCTATATGTATTCTTTTTGGCATCGTTTATTTTTTTAAATAACCCGGCAATACAAACAGCTTAATAAAAGTAGAAAATAATAGTCTGCTATCTTTTGGAAACTCGTTTTTAAACCGATATTTCCAACCTAATCTTGCCTCACTGTATTTGCCTTTTTGTAATAAGGTAAGCATATACTTACCGGCAAAATGAGCTTCGATTTGTAATTTGTCAACAAAAGAATAATCCCAGTCAGCAGATACATATTTTGATGCAGGCACCTCATCTTCCATTAAACCAATAAGCGTAGTATCGAAAGAAAATTTCTTCGCTAAAAAAAGCCAGATATCTTTTGATTCTTTATTGAATAGCTCAAATCCTTCAAATACAGATTTTGAATCTTTGTGCAACCGGAATTGGGCTAATAGTTTATCGGTAGTACCGATCGTTTCCACACCGTATTTGCTTAAAAACTTAAACCATAATTCATTATCGAAGATATATCGTAAACTCGGATTGATCCC
It contains:
- a CDS encoding glycosyltransferase family A protein: MPKRIHIECSMRKGANVLFRLATKWKKIWKRHLKNDKQIPVIINNFNRLEYFKQLIEWLEKAGYTNIYIIDNHSTYPPLLAYYKTLPYTIFDLDRNKGHFSLWETIIFSRFSDDYYVYTDPDILPVDECPADALSYFKSLLEKYPRFKKTGFGLKIDDLPDQYNLKEQVVKWESEFWKNELEKDVYDALIDTTFALYRPGAKGGADGPAIRTAGRYVARHLPWYENSNDLSEETKFYLQSATAASSWYSAVKGENEQYFK
- a CDS encoding glycosyltransferase family 2 protein, whose translation is MNSILNKKVFVIIVTYNGEQWIDKCLSSLRESSVPLEVYALDNCSTDNTVSAIRTRYPEVNLIETGSNLGFGKANNIGLKIAIEKNADFVFLLNQDAYFLPDTMQALLIAYQNNPEYGILSPIHLHPKHGGLEWYFSTYVVPEKCKEFYSDIYMRKPKEIYELPFVNAAAWLIPVHYLKIIGGFDPLYPHYGEDEDYCSRTLYKKIKIGVVPSSIIYHDGEVKNWETVKFNLKRQLIVVFIELKNIQLSYKFLLLNFLKTKFDRCVYLLIFRKWKELFFTIKLTFTSVTYFRKISKSRKEARTSMAYLK